aattcCAGTTGAGAAGCTGCTAACCGTAGCTAAGGAGATGTTGTCCAAGAACGGCCTGTCAGAAGATGTTGCCAGGTTCGGATACCACTGGCCACCGTTCCGGAGCGTCAAGCATCTCCACTTGCACACCATAGCCCCGGAGAGTGAGATGGGGTTCCTCGCCAAAATGATGTTCCGGAAGGATTCTTATTGGTTTGTTACAGTAAGTAGGTTATAGGTATttgcgggcttggtttccgcaactcgacgtcatataACGTGACTTAAAGTTAGAAAGgcataagtcccacagtaacccGTACAAACACTTTTTGAGCAACCGAGTAGTGAGGGCTTGGAACAAACTTCCTGAAGATGTGGTCTCAGCACATAAtgtgaaccaatttaaaaatcaactagacaagcacacctatacatctacttgtcaatgacaactgtcaatgattactggatacaggcaatatcagttgtcacaactgcctgcctgcttatagaataataataataatataaaatattattgcgcctattttgcgtggtGGATTGGCGGCACTATTCCTGCCAACCCAACTCTACCAAGAAGCttagcagacccttgacgttgccgacgacttctgggagcgacccTGGCGAAACGAGCTGTTGTGCCCGGTattctgccacccctgggcattctagaatgacgtgggcggctgtctcctctgcctccatgcacGCCCTGCAGAGGGGGCTATCTGTAACACGTAGGGTTAATAGGTGCTTGTTAAATGAGGCGTGGCCGGTTATGGCCCCAAATACGGTAAGTATTAAGCATCAGTTGGGGTGTAgatctttttctttttagggttccgtacctcaaaagggaaAACGGAATCTTATAGGATCACtatttgttgtccgtccgtccatctgtcagtCCATCCAAGGCTTACAgtccctataatctataaaaaatcatacttctaaattaacttaaaaaaagatacggtcgtttatgccgcaaaaaacgtTTATTTCGACATTCTCAAGGGAATCACAATTtatagggtacttcccgttAAGCtatgaactatgaaatttggaaagcaatatcgtcttacactacaagtacaggggtaaatctgaaaactataaatttgtaaacaacacaaaaaaaagtttgtatctGGGTTATCAATATCAGCACGAGGTTAAACAACTTTGCTCCATAAAACAAATgacttaatgttttttttttgttttagcctGATTACGTGATCTCAAGACTATGACGGAACTGAAGTGAATATTCCAAGGTTTACACCTGAACGAAGTACactcgccatcaaatatatcggagcggcccaggtgttcacaatatctgaacacgcactctaacgccttgacaatagaggcgtgttcagatatttgtgagctccCTGggcgctccaatatatctgatggcgactgtacggaACATAGACCAAGTTGGGATGCGCTAGTCTTGATTTTGAACCTTACGGGAAGGGTGTTAGGTCCTATTTTGCATGTACAATTTATTTGCAACACAAACTTGTATACGTTGTTAATAatggttattacttattacttttagtaatgtaatcgtatttattattatttattattgttttcatGGGTTAATAAACGagtaaagttatatttttttattattatagaaaCCTCcctaatatcatttgatatttaccagtcgcttttcggtgaaggaaaacatcgtgaggaaaccgaactaatcccgataagggcctagtttaccctctgggttggaaggtcagatggcagtcgctttcgtaaaaactagtgcccacgccgattcctgggattagttgccaagcggctcccatgagccgtggtaaaatgccgggacaacgcgaggaagatgaatgaATAGAAACCTCCCtaatacttgtttttttttaatgcatccTGTGACCCAGAACCCAAGCCATAAAACGAAATTGCGATTGACATCTcagtcagggatcggataccggtattttttgtatgggaacggaaacggtattttttcgttctttgctaattacttcatttctaattgggcaatctaataatacgaagtcgtaccctaaaaacacaactgagtcctacatttcgagtataaaataattcgaaaaatatggttatttctaagtttttgcaaaaaaccggttccgatccctgatctCAGTTATTAAAAACTTCCCCTTAAAACTtttaaaccttcaagaaaagagcgtactgcCATCTTAACTGCCGACAACGTACTTGAGGGGTCTctagtgttgcaggtgtccatgggctatGGTAATGGCTTACACCGGGCCGGTGTCATGGATTTTCGATGGCCGGGCTGAGTTTTCCGTTTCATTACTATTTGTATCTCCGTTACAAACTTGGGTTTTCAAGCCCGGTCATCTCGGTACGGCGCCATCTAGGGTTATATTCGTTAAACATGTTTGTATGAAATGggtttggcaactgtcaaaggtttgcaaaGATGGCGCCattatagcttgcccctttttaacccccgacgcaaaaagagggtgttataagtttttctttgagATTGACTTTATCGGGCTGGCATCCAAAgcgttaaaaaaacaaaaattaacacaattatagatggtcaaacaaaTGTGACCAAATCTTGTgcgtaaaaaaaggcgcgaaattcaaattttctatgggacggtatcccttcgcgcctacatatttcaaatctgccgcccttttctactgacaagatttggttgaccatctatagttcgtttttttttagcattagaaaaaaggtaaacaatcttgatgtgtcttttaattgaaaaacatgttttaaaaataagtcacggcaaatatgtaacaattatgaatctaagacgatcatttatattcttctgctttcataagtataagttactgatttttaaaaagcgtttttcaattaaaagacatgtcaagatcgcttaccttctttctttctaatcctaaaaaaacaaACTTATAGGATTTACAGGGCAAGCTATCATAagctgctaaatacttcgaccggccaaccccattaggtaggtactctattcattgatatagtataaagaactggatacccaatcagccgccaaaaatggccccacaaaagtaatgtcaaaacagatcatgcattactttttcgtttagtcttgtttgaaacgctcaaatgtgaagttgtcaacaattacgaaatgtgccgttaaaatatgtaaaaataacaatgataaaacaaggaaaaaggatggaatgtatttctttcggttagttctttggatagcattacataatttatgtaatctggtggtaattttatggttttgaataaattaatttgttagtaccaaagaagggatgttaaggaacaaaaatctaatgagtcgatgtgaggtcaatatttttttttatttttatatggaattcataagaaataatattatgtttaaattcaagatttccaagaaaacctatgcgacgtgcaaagtggactgctatttaattatagcaagagataggtgtgatgcagttttaaacaaggcaaaacggcacttgtgtgtttggcccatttccctgtttccgacatatacatcaccaataagggcttatatcgactaactgtaaatgctaaacctgtcggaacacagtgacaaccacaggattttttttataaagtataggtagactttataaaaaaaatccaatcagtatctaaatgtccccgtgcacccgcgctatgagtaaatgtagatcttaaatacacacttatttaataagtagaatttatttcaaggaaattagtatttaaagacgtatacttacgaattaaaaatttaatttgtttgaatttgaaccacgaattaattttatttgagctcccgattaaattaaatttgttttatttattacttcaattggttttcctgtacagtaatacatattaaagtgtaccaaagtgactccattcgttcattattctcgtttgacgttgtttgacgtaaatacgttacgtttagtgccatcggactacattttttaacagtgttggtacttatgtttgcaaatttgacacttaatgcttacgacattaagttcttttctgtacgaaacatttatcttgactcaaaatttacgcaagcgtttttatcatcaatgcaaatggtgcgaaacgtcattgggatccacatttcttgacgtttttgttctgctttgtgtgtctatttcttttatattaagtcagtgactcTATTGAAAAAACTGGACTTAGGTCTTAGATTGACGTATTATTAGAACTTTGTGTATAAATTAGCAGTCTACCTATAGATagctcgttttttttagcattagaaagaaggtaggCGATCATGACAtgtctttttttgaaaaacactttttaaaaatcagtaactattacttatgaaagcagaagaatataaatgatcgtattgattcataattgttacatatttgccattatttatttttaaaacgtgttttccaataaaaagacacgtcaagattgtttaccttatttctaatgttaaaaaaacgaactataggtaaacAGGATAAAGTACTGGGTACTTGACTGTATCTTTATCCTGTCTTGTACTCTGTACTGTACATGTACAAAGATATGTTATCTACAGAAATTatcaataagtaattaaaaactaCTTTCAATCACAAATTAGTTAAGCGAGAATCTAAACAGTGCTGAGGGATTTAAAAAATGGATACGTGCTAAGAATAGTTTTAAAATCACGCTATCATCTGACCATTGCAGACAATGCAGACTTaaagttccgtcacacaggcgcgtttctcGAGCGGCGTGTGAGCGTTTTACATACCCCGCTTACGCCCCGtccctgtgtgacgaagcctttaacgCCCGGGACAGTACTATTGGACTCGTCAAAACAAATCCCATCACATCAAAATTTTTTGATGTTGGTCTGGGCCATATACCCTGAGAGATTAACCTAGTTTGTTAGTAAATACGTATAGACCGGAaagtgcggaaccctaaaaattatccgCTAATGAAAGTAGGTCCGccttattttatcttatctgttGTATCAATATGGAGTTGCCAGTAATTAATTtctgatattatatattaatatgCATAATATCCGAGAATATTTCATCCTTCATATTTTCATACGGTACCTactagatttagaccaagataggtctgcagcgatttttatagcccagactgtgcaactgtaaacttctatgaaattatgacgtataaatagcacttgcacagtctgtgctgtcaaaatccttgcagagttatcttggtctctAAAGAACTTTTGGGTTGTGGTGTTTTTTCGCTGTCACACTGACATCATGGGAGCATAGGGCTATCGAAAAAACTATACTGAAACACATtcaacttgtcagtagaaaaaggcgcgaaattatagctggtcaagcagatcttgtcagtagaaaaaggcggcaaatttgaaaaatgtgggtgcgaagggatatcttcccttagaaaatttgaatttcgcgcctttttttactgacagga
Above is a window of Cydia amplana chromosome 26, ilCydAmpl1.1, whole genome shotgun sequence DNA encoding:
- the LOC134660269 gene encoding adenosine 5'-monophosphoramidase HINT3-like, yielding MAAAAPEAPSKSACIFCNIVNKLENTEILYEDEEICVFRDIRPASRFHILTIPKRHIEDVKCLTAADKHLVEKLLTVAKEMLSKNGLSEDVARFGYHWPPFRSVKHLHLHTIAPESEMGFLAKMMFRKDSYWFVTPDYVISRL